A single window of Actinomycetes bacterium DNA harbors:
- a CDS encoding AIR synthase-related protein: HVSELGRTLGEELLEPTRIYARDCLELVSAPGVEVHAFSHVTGGGLAANLARVVPADVHVVLDRSTWSPHPVFGLIGRLGAVPQAELERTFNVGVGMVALVPPVSVERALAVLGERGVDAWVCGEARPRAGEAGDAAPKGGAGGSVSLVGEYAAPG; this comes from the coding sequence CCACGTCTCGGAGCTCGGGCGCACCCTCGGCGAGGAGCTGCTCGAGCCCACCCGCATCTACGCCCGGGACTGCCTGGAGCTGGTGTCGGCGCCCGGCGTCGAGGTGCATGCCTTCAGCCATGTCACCGGAGGCGGGCTCGCCGCCAACCTCGCGCGGGTCGTGCCGGCGGACGTCCATGTCGTCCTCGACCGGTCCACCTGGTCGCCGCACCCGGTGTTCGGCCTCATCGGCCGGCTCGGGGCGGTGCCGCAGGCGGAGCTCGAGCGGACGTTCAACGTCGGGGTGGGCATGGTGGCGCTGGTCCCGCCCGTGTCGGTGGAGCGGGCGCTCGCGGTGCTCGGGGAGCGGGGCGTCGACGCGTGGGTGTGCGGGGAGGCCCGTCCGCGCGCCGGCGAGGCCGGCGACGCCGCGCCCAAGGGTGGAGCCGGCGGGTCGGTCAGCCTGGTGGGGGAGTACGCCGCGCCCGGATGA